The DNA segment CAGCGCCCAGTTCCGCGCCGTGATGAAGGTGGACCGCGACGAGTGGCGGCGGGAGCTGCTGCTGCACGAAGAGCTGTTCGAGCGGCTCTACGACCGGCTGCCCAAGGAGTATCCCCCCATGCGGCAGCTGCTCCAGTCCGCCCTGTGGCGGGCGCCCCGCCATGTCGGGCCCGCTCCGGACCTGTAGGCCGGCGGAGCCGATCCCCTCTATCCTGGAGCCATGGCCAACGACCTGCCGGGCTCCTACTGCCAGAACTGCCTCACCTGGAACCCCGGGGACCGGGAGACCTGCGTCAAATGCGGCACGCGGCTGCTGATCCTCGCCGGCGACCAGACCTGGGACGACGACGAGGAGCCGGACGACGGCGAGGCCCTGGAAGAGCACCTCCTGGAGCGGATCACCGGGCTGGAGGAGACCCTCCGCCGGGTGGAGACCTACCTGGAAACCGTCTCCGACCAATTGGGGAAGCTGGAGCGCAGCGAGGTGATGCTGCGCAACGGCCTGATGGCCCTGGTCCAGGAGATGGAGCACCACCGCCAGCTCGACGCCCACGCCTTCTCCGAGCGGTGGGAGCAGCTGGTGGAGGAGAACCTGCACCTCATCAGCGCCCGCGAGCTGTTCACCCGCTACCGGGCCCGGATCCTGCCCATCGCCCGGCCCAAATCCATGGCCCAGCTCAAGCGGGCCCTGCTGGAGACCACGGCCCTTCTCGAAGCCGCCGATCTCCCGGGCGCGGCCCAGCGCCTGGGCATGGCCCTCCCCCTGGATCCCAAGAACTACGAGCTGATCTTCACCGCCGCGTCCCTCCACGAGGCCGCCCAGAACTTCGAGGAGGCCGAGGGCCTGGCGCGGAAGGTGGTGGGCCTGAGCCCCCGCCACTTCGAGGCCTGGATGCTCCTCGGGAAGCTCCTCCAGGAACTGCCCGAGCACGCCGACCAGGCCATCGAGGCCCTGCATCAGGCGGCGGACCTGCGGCCCGAGGACGCCGAGCCCCGGATGCTGCTGGCCGAACTGCTCCTGGAGCAGGAGGATCTCCACGGCGCACTGGAGGCGGCCCAGGAGGCCGTCGCCCGGCGGAAGGACGGCGAGACCCTGCTGCTGGTGGGCCAGGTCCACATCGCCCGGGGCGAAAGTTCCCAGGCGGTGCCGGCCCTCAAAGAAGCCAGCGCCTACCTGCCGGGGGACCTCCACGTCCGCGAGGCCCTGGCCGAGGCCTACCTGCTCCAGGGCGAACGCTCGAAAGCCTTCGCCATCCTCCAGGAACTGCTCCTCCAGAACCCCGGCGATCCCCATCTTCTGCTGATGCTGGACGCCGAAACCCACCCCCAGCTGCGGGAGGCCCGGGACGGCAAGGGGGGCACCCAGACGCTCCTGGACGAGGCCGAGACGCTGCTGGACGAGGGCCAGCTGGATCCGGCGGCGCACCTCCTCCGTCGCGCGCGCCGCAAGGGCCGCAGCCAGCGGTCCGAGTGGCTGGAGCTGCGCCTGGCCTTCCTGCGGGACCCCGAGAAGACCCTGAAGCCCGCCCTGGCTTTCGCGCGCTCCGACCGCCATCCCCGGCTCTGCTTCCTGGCGCTGCGGCTCGTGCTGGAGCACCTGATGGCCCAGCGGCGCGAGGCGGAGATTGCCCACGCCCTCGACATCTTCCTCACCCGCCATCCCAAGAGCACCGGCGCCTGGGAGGCGGCCCTGATGCGCCTGGCCTACCGGCTGATGAACGGCGAGGTCACCGACCAGGACCTGGAGGAGACCCGGCGCCTGCACGCCCATCCCCTGCCGGGGCTGGAGCCCCGGGCCCGGACGCTGCTGGGCCAGTACCTCCTCGCCCTCAAGCGCCACCAGGAAGTCCTGGACCTGGTGGATCCCCTGCTCGAAAAGGAGCCCACCCTCGTCAACCATTTCCAGATCGGCGCCGCCCTGGCGGGGCTCGGCGCCCGCGAGGAGGCCCGCGCCCTCCTGCGCGACGGCCTGGAATCGGATGCGGGGGACCTCAATGAGAGTCAGGCCGCCGGCGTGAAAAATCAGATCAAGGGTCTTCTCAAGGAGTTAGAGGAGGTCAACCCGGCCTGACCGGGTCCGCCTCCCCCATTCATCTCCTAAGTTGACAATTTTGGTCGAGATTCCAGAATGGAAAGGCTCGGGAGAAGCCATGGGTTCTACCTTCAACGTCGTCACCAGCCAGGAATACAAGTACGGCTTCGTGACGGACATCGAGGCCGACAGCGTCGCCCCGGGGCTGAGCGAGGACGTGATCCGCTTCATCTCGGCCAAGAAGGGCGAGCCTGACTGGCTGCTGGAGTTCCGCCTCAAGGCCTACCGTCACTGGCTGACCCTGGACGAGCCCGCCTGGGCCAACGTCTCCTACGCCACCCCCGACTTCCAGTCGATCGTGTACTACAGCGCGCCGCGCGCCAAGCAGCCGCAGTACGCCTCCATGGACGAAGTGGACCCCGAGCTGAAGCGCACCTTCGAGAAGCTGGGCGTCCCCATCCACGAGCAGGCGGCCCTCGCGGGCGTGGCCGTGGACGTGGTTTTCGACTCCGTCAGCGTCACCACCACCTACAAGGAGAAGCTGAAGGCGGTCGGGATCATCTTCTGCAGCTTCAGCGAGGCCGTGCGGGAACATCCTGATCTCGTGAGGAAGTACCTGGGCAGCGTCGTCCCCCCTTCCGACAACTTCTACGCCGCGCTCAACAGCGCCGTGTTCACCGACGGCAGCTTCGTGTTCATCCCCAAGGGCGTCGCCTGCCCCATGGACCTGAGCACCTACTTCCGCATCAACAACAAGGAGTCCGGCCAGTTCGAGCGCACCCTCATCGTCGCGGAAGAGGGCGCCAGCGTGAGCTACCTGGAGGGCTGCACCGCGCCGCAATTCGACACGAACCAGCTGCACGCCGCGGTGGTGGAGCTGGTGGCCCTGGACCGGGCCTCGATCAAGTACAGCACCGTCCAGAACTGGTACGCCGGCGACAAGGACGGCGTGGGCGGGATCTTCAACTTCGTCACCAAGCGCGGCCTGTGCAAAGGCCACGCGTCCCACATCAGCTGGACCCAGGTGGAGACCGGCAGCGCCATCACCTGGAAGTACCCCAGCTGCGTCCTTCTCGGGGACGACAGCATCGGCGAGTTCTACAGCGTGGCCCTCACCAACCACAAGCAGCAGGCCGACACCGGCACCAAGATGATCCACGTCGGCCGCAACACGAAGAGCACCATCATCAGCAAGGGCATCAGCGCGGGCGAGAGCTCCAACAGCTACCGCGGGCTGGTGAAGGTCCATCCCAAGGCCGAGGGCGCCCGCAACTTCAGCCAGTGCGACTCCATGCTCATCGGCCAGGCCTGCAGCGCCAGTACCTTCCCGTACATCGAGGTGCAGAACCGCAGCGCCAAGGTCGAGCACGAAGCCACCACCAGCAAGATCGGCGAGGAGCAGCTCCTCTACTTCCAGCAGCGCGGCATCCCCGCCGAGGAAGCCATCAGCATGATCATCAACGGCTTCTGCAAGGACGTCTTCCGCGAGCTGCCCATGGAATTCGCCGTCGAAGCCACCAAGCTGCTCTCGTTGAAGCTTGAAGGAAGCGTGGGATGAAAAATCTCACCACCAAGACACCAAGGCACCAGGAAAAGCCTTCTTTGTCTTTTGCGCTTCTTGGTGTCTTGGTGCCTTGGTGGTGATCAGTTCATGTTCTGGAGTTTCGATGCTTTCAATTAAAAATCTCACCGCTTCGATCAACGGCGCCCCGGTGCTGAAGGGGATCGATCTGGAGATCCAGGCGGGAGAGGTCCACGCCATCATGGGCCCCAACGGTTCCGGCAAATCCACGCTGGGCAAGGTGCTGGTGGGCCATCCGGCCTACGAGGTGACCGGCGGCGAGGTTCTGTTCGAGGGGAAGAATCTTTTCGAGCTGGAGGCGGATGAGCGGGCCCGAGCGGGGCTGTTCATGGGCTTCCAGCACCCCATCGAGGTCCCCGGCGTCAGCAACGCCGCCTTCCTGCGCCTCGCCTACAACAAGAAGGCCGAGGCCGAGGGCCGCGAGGAACTGGATCCCCTGGAATTCGACGACTTCATCCACGAGAAGATCAAGCTGGTGGCCATGCGCGAGGAATTCCTCGACCGCAGCCTGAACGAGGGCTTCAGCGGCGGCGAGAAGAAGCGCAACGAGATCCTGCAGATGGCCGTCCTGGAGCCCAAGCTCGCCATCCTGGACGAGCTGGACAGCGGCCTGGACATCGACGCCCTGCGCGTCCTGGGCGACGCCGTGAACCGGCTTCAGCGCCCCGACCGGGCGCTGCTGATCATCACCCACTTCCCGCGCATCCTGGAGACCATCCGGCCCCAGTTCGTGCATGTCCTCTCGGGCGGCCGGATCCTGAAGAGCGCCGGGAAGGAACTGGCGACCGAGTTGGAAGAGCGCGGCTACGACTGGGTTCTGGAGGAAGCCGCCGCCGGGGGAGCCCGATGACCACGGCCACCGCTCCGGGCCTCCTGGCCGACCTGCTCGCCGCGCCCCGGCCCGCGGGCTGGGCTGCGCAGCGCGAGGCCGCCGAGGCGCGACTCGCCGGCCGCGGCCTTCCCACCACGCACGAGGAAGCCTGGAAGTACACCGACCTGCGCGCCCTCGAGGCGACGGTCTTGGAGCTCGCGCCGCCCGCCTCCGCCGACCTCAGCCCCTATCCCCTTCCGGAGATGGTGGGCACCCGCCAGGTCTTCGTGAACGGCCGCCACGACCCGCACGGGAGCTGCGTCTCCGCGGTCCCCGCCGGAGTCCGGTTCTTCCCAATCTCCGCCGCCAGCGAGGCCTGCCAGCTCCTGGGCAGCCTGGGAGAGGGCGCCCGCGGAACGTTCGAGGACCTGAACACCGCCCGCTTCCAGGACGGCGCTGTGATCCTGGTGCCCCGCAACCTGAAGGTCGCGCTGCCGCTCCACCTCCTGTTCCTGACGCGGGCCGCAGCTCCCGTCGCCGTCTTCCCCCGCCTCCTCGTGGTCCTGGAGCCCGGCGCCGAGCTGGAGCTGGTGGAGGAGCACCACGGCGAGGGGACCTACCTCAGCGCCCCCGTCGTCGAGATCCGCGTGGCCGAAGGCGCGATCCTGCATCACGAGCGGATCCAGCGCGAGTCCGCCGAGGCCTTTCATGTGGGCACGCTCCGGGCGGACGTGGCGAAGGGCGGGCAGTACCACTCCCGCACCCTCAGCTTCGGCGCCCGCCTCTCGCGCCAGGAGCCCCATCTCCGCCTGGCGGAAGGCGCCCAGGCGAGCCTCGACGGCCTGGCCCTGCTGGGCGGCGCCCAGGTGGCCGACACCCACAGCTTCCTGCACCACGCCGAGGCCCACGCTTCCAGCCAGCAGCTCCACAAGTGCATCGTGGACGGCCAGGCGCGGGCGGTCTTCAACGGCCGGATTCTGGTCGCCAAGGGCGCCCAGGGGACGGACGCGCGGCAGCAGAGCCGCAACCTGCTGCTGTCCGGAACCGCCCGCGTGGACACCAAGCCGCAGCTGGAGATCTACGCCGACGACGTGAAGTGCAGCCACGGCGCGGCCGTGGGCCAGCTCGATCCCGAGGAGCTGTTCTACCTCGAGAGCCGCGGCCTGAACGCCGACGACGCCCGGAACCTCCTCACCTACGGCTTCGCCGCGGACCTGTTCACGCGGGTGCGCGTGGCGAGCCTCCGGCGGGCCCTCCGCCACCTCGTCCTGGCCCACACCCAGGCCGGCGGGTCCCTGGGAGACCTCTCGTGACCGCCCTCCCCACGTCCCTGGACAGTCCCCTCGACGTCGCCGCCGTCCGCCGGGACTTCCCGCTGCTGTCGCGCAATTTCCACGGCAAGCCCGTGGTCTACCTCGACAGCGCGGTGAGCGGCCAGATGCCCGTGCAGGTCATCGAGCGCATGGCGAAGTACGAGCGGGAGGAGCACACCAACGTCCACCGCGGGGTCAGCACCCTCAGCCAGGAGGCCACGGACTTCTACGAGGCCGCCCGCGAGAAGGTCCGCCGCTTCATCGGCGCGGGCTCCGCCCGGGAGATCGTGTGGACGCGCGGGACCACCGAGGCCATCAACCTCGTCGCCCAGACCTTCGGACGGAAGGTGATCCAGGCGGGCGACGAGATCCTGCTGTCGGCCATGGAGCACCACGCCGACATCGTGCCCTGGCAGATGCTGGCCGAGGAGCGGGGCGCAACGATCAAGGTCATCCCCATGAACGACGCGGGCGAGCTGATCCTGGACTCGCTGGACGAACTCATCACGGACCGCACGCGGATCCTCGGCGTGGTCCACGTCAGCAACGTCCTCGGCACCGTGAATCCCGTGAAGGAGATCGTGGCGAAGGCGCACGCCAAGGGCGTCCCCGTGCTGGTGGACGGCGCCCAGGCGGTGCCCCACATGAAGGTTGACGTGCGCGACCTGGACGCGGATTTCTACGTCTTCAGCGGGCACAAGCTGTCGGGCCCCACCGGCATCGGCGTCCTCTACGGCAAGCTGGCGCAGCTGGAGGCCCTGCCGCCCTGGCAGGGCGGGGGCAACATGATCCGCTCCGTCACGTGGGAGAAGACCACCTACATGGCGGTCCCCGGCCGGTTCGAGGCGGGGACGCCACCCATCGCCGCCGCCATCGGCCTGGGCGCGGCCATCGACTACATCGCGGCCCTGGGCATGGACCGCATCGCCGCCCAGGAGCAGGACCTGCTCGCCTACGCCACGGAGCGGCTGGCCGCCATTCCCGGCCTGCGCATCCTCGGAACCGCCCGCGACAAGGCCAGCGTCCTCTCCTTCGTGGTGGAGGGCATCCATCCCCACGACATGGGCAGCCTGCTCGATGCGGAAGGCATCGTCGTCCGCGCCGGCCACCACTGCGCCCAGCCCGTCATGACGCGCTTCGGCGTCCCCGCCACCACCCGCGCCAGCTTCGCCTACTACAACACCCGGGAGGACGTGGACGCGCTGGTCTCGGCGGTCTTGAATGCCATTGAGGTTTTCAAATGAAACCGATCACCACCAAGACGCCAAAGCACCAAGAACTGCAAAAGCCTTTTTGTTTTTTCTTGGCCTCTTGGTGTCCGGGTGATTCGTCCTTTTGCCCTTCGCATCGGGAAAACCCATGACCGACCCCCGCGAGCTTTACCAGCAGGTGATCCTGGAGCACAACAAGAA comes from the Geothrix sp. 21YS21S-4 genome and includes:
- the sufD gene encoding Fe-S cluster assembly protein SufD; translation: MTTATAPGLLADLLAAPRPAGWAAQREAAEARLAGRGLPTTHEEAWKYTDLRALEATVLELAPPASADLSPYPLPEMVGTRQVFVNGRHDPHGSCVSAVPAGVRFFPISAASEACQLLGSLGEGARGTFEDLNTARFQDGAVILVPRNLKVALPLHLLFLTRAAAPVAVFPRLLVVLEPGAELELVEEHHGEGTYLSAPVVEIRVAEGAILHHERIQRESAEAFHVGTLRADVAKGGQYHSRTLSFGARLSRQEPHLRLAEGAQASLDGLALLGGAQVADTHSFLHHAEAHASSQQLHKCIVDGQARAVFNGRILVAKGAQGTDARQQSRNLLLSGTARVDTKPQLEIYADDVKCSHGAAVGQLDPEELFYLESRGLNADDARNLLTYGFAADLFTRVRVASLRRALRHLVLAHTQAGGSLGDLS
- a CDS encoding SufS family cysteine desulfurase, encoding MTALPTSLDSPLDVAAVRRDFPLLSRNFHGKPVVYLDSAVSGQMPVQVIERMAKYEREEHTNVHRGVSTLSQEATDFYEAAREKVRRFIGAGSAREIVWTRGTTEAINLVAQTFGRKVIQAGDEILLSAMEHHADIVPWQMLAEERGATIKVIPMNDAGELILDSLDELITDRTRILGVVHVSNVLGTVNPVKEIVAKAHAKGVPVLVDGAQAVPHMKVDVRDLDADFYVFSGHKLSGPTGIGVLYGKLAQLEALPPWQGGGNMIRSVTWEKTTYMAVPGRFEAGTPPIAAAIGLGAAIDYIAALGMDRIAAQEQDLLAYATERLAAIPGLRILGTARDKASVLSFVVEGIHPHDMGSLLDAEGIVVRAGHHCAQPVMTRFGVPATTRASFAYYNTREDVDALVSAVLNAIEVFK
- the sufC gene encoding Fe-S cluster assembly ATPase SufC; translated protein: MLSIKNLTASINGAPVLKGIDLEIQAGEVHAIMGPNGSGKSTLGKVLVGHPAYEVTGGEVLFEGKNLFELEADERARAGLFMGFQHPIEVPGVSNAAFLRLAYNKKAEAEGREELDPLEFDDFIHEKIKLVAMREEFLDRSLNEGFSGGEKKRNEILQMAVLEPKLAILDELDSGLDIDALRVLGDAVNRLQRPDRALLIITHFPRILETIRPQFVHVLSGGRILKSAGKELATELEERGYDWVLEEAAAGGAR
- the sufB gene encoding Fe-S cluster assembly protein SufB codes for the protein MGSTFNVVTSQEYKYGFVTDIEADSVAPGLSEDVIRFISAKKGEPDWLLEFRLKAYRHWLTLDEPAWANVSYATPDFQSIVYYSAPRAKQPQYASMDEVDPELKRTFEKLGVPIHEQAALAGVAVDVVFDSVSVTTTYKEKLKAVGIIFCSFSEAVREHPDLVRKYLGSVVPPSDNFYAALNSAVFTDGSFVFIPKGVACPMDLSTYFRINNKESGQFERTLIVAEEGASVSYLEGCTAPQFDTNQLHAAVVELVALDRASIKYSTVQNWYAGDKDGVGGIFNFVTKRGLCKGHASHISWTQVETGSAITWKYPSCVLLGDDSIGEFYSVALTNHKQQADTGTKMIHVGRNTKSTIISKGISAGESSNSYRGLVKVHPKAEGARNFSQCDSMLIGQACSASTFPYIEVQNRSAKVEHEATTSKIGEEQLLYFQQRGIPAEEAISMIINGFCKDVFRELPMEFAVEATKLLSLKLEGSVG
- a CDS encoding tetratricopeptide repeat protein, with protein sequence MANDLPGSYCQNCLTWNPGDRETCVKCGTRLLILAGDQTWDDDEEPDDGEALEEHLLERITGLEETLRRVETYLETVSDQLGKLERSEVMLRNGLMALVQEMEHHRQLDAHAFSERWEQLVEENLHLISARELFTRYRARILPIARPKSMAQLKRALLETTALLEAADLPGAAQRLGMALPLDPKNYELIFTAASLHEAAQNFEEAEGLARKVVGLSPRHFEAWMLLGKLLQELPEHADQAIEALHQAADLRPEDAEPRMLLAELLLEQEDLHGALEAAQEAVARRKDGETLLLVGQVHIARGESSQAVPALKEASAYLPGDLHVREALAEAYLLQGERSKAFAILQELLLQNPGDPHLLLMLDAETHPQLREARDGKGGTQTLLDEAETLLDEGQLDPAAHLLRRARRKGRSQRSEWLELRLAFLRDPEKTLKPALAFARSDRHPRLCFLALRLVLEHLMAQRREAEIAHALDIFLTRHPKSTGAWEAALMRLAYRLMNGEVTDQDLEETRRLHAHPLPGLEPRARTLLGQYLLALKRHQEVLDLVDPLLEKEPTLVNHFQIGAALAGLGAREEARALLRDGLESDAGDLNESQAAGVKNQIKGLLKELEEVNPA